The Anas platyrhynchos isolate ZD024472 breed Pekin duck chromosome Z, IASCAAS_PekinDuck_T2T, whole genome shotgun sequence genome includes a window with the following:
- the LOC119714959 gene encoding uncharacterized protein isoform X1, translated as MPKEQEAKACSQPNKGLPSMKKHHQVQPKPPQAGPLCSQTPSLSIHGVRLPQLHCPQKSQASRKKSTQTDSLKLRQALPGSSATGERRDPLPALPPLPRQAATLRTTHRHSVGASTIPRLPSLSVAGSTSSVPCRDCITSTKAVRLPEVVPRPQGHVRKEQMAATAESRGTALQAPASILAPLQARPQQDNRPTPSHAAARSQRPRVQLRVQRHYAPPSSVATPARTAQVPATKTEKMPATRRRKDGHAREDTRAAAGISKPGGRQQKEATWNLHWDPDAAHQQGPGSPHSTGRDSAREAVSPAQSASLAMSGPTNAEPADSAQVAGPASEGDKNPMGASAPRDAKSPSPLAAAMPGPSTSSQKRPPTLKDRVKINWDIYGCSSFRPAMQIIPSGEREGCQLSRWNESWPSSVKVPRLRRIWAADDGDTADSTAASASGRQEVAVRTAGQRLPYFCSTTSKTILQDIQEEWEESPRIEAVAEADDVLPSTSPAPSGEADARPSAAPMAAVPGPEELPPACMPKEGKASASPLAAAMPGPSTSSQKRPPTLKDRVKINWDIYGCSSFRPAMQIIPSGEREGCQLSRWNESWPSSVKVPRLRRIWAADDGDTADSTAASASGRQEVAVRTAGQRLPYFCSTTSKTILQDIQEEWEESPRIEAVAEADDVLPSTSPAPSGEADARPSAAPMAAVPGPEELPPACMPKEGKASASPLAAAMPGPSTSSQKRPPTLKDRVKINWDIYGCSSFRPAMQIIPSGEREGCQLSRWNESWPSSVKVPRLRRIWAADDGDTADSTAASASGRQEVAVRTAGQRLPYFCSTTSKTILQDIQEEWEESPRIEAVAEADDVLPGTSPAPSGEADARPSAAPMAAVPGPEELPPACMPKEGKASASPLAAHPVLEARTAPLTPSACEEEEAAPSPLAGGLLQEVSSEHRSSAQCSSHFQSVPEEGPGTAALPHAVARSQLPPLFRRALRALRRSYCFSCITEDLEQREADSTRELPTDGSFGPEDGASE; from the exons ATGCCGAAGGAGCAAGAGGCGAAggcctgctcccagcccaacAAAGGGCTGCCGAGCATGAAGAAGCACCACCAG GTGCAACCCAAACCGCCACAGGCAGGACCGCTGTGCAGCCAGACTCCATCCTTGTCCATCCACGGGGTGAGGCTGCCACAGCTCCACTGCCCACAGAAGTCACAGGCCTCTAGGAAGAAGAGCACACAG ACAGACAGCCTGAAGCTGAGGCAGGCACTGCCCGGCAGCAGTGCCACCGGTGAACGGAGAGATCCTCTACCAGCCTTGCCGCCTCTGCCAAGGCAGGCAGCGACACTGAGAACTACACATCGGCATTCAGTGGGAGCTTCAACTATCCCCCGGCTGCCCAGTCTGTCAGTAGCAGGCTCCACCTCTTCTGTGCCATGCAGAGACTGCATCACAAGCACCAAGGCTGTCAGACTCCCCGAGGTCGTCCCACGTCCTCAAGGACACGTGAGAAAAGAGCAAATGGCAGCAACTGCCGAGAGCCGGGGGACAGCCCTGCAAGCCCCCGCATCCATTCTGGCGCCTCTGCAGGCCAGACCCCAGCAAGACAACAGGCCAACCCCAAGCCAtgctgcagccaggagccaAAGACCCAGGGTGCAGCTGAGGGTACAAAGGCACTACGCCCCTCCCAGCAGTGTGGCAACACCCGCAAGGACAGCCCAGGTGCCGGCCACCAAGACTGAAAAGATGCCAGCAACACGGAGACGAAAAGATGGCCATGCTCGAGAGGAcacaagagctgctgctgggatctCCAAgccaggagggaggcagcagaaggaagCCACCTGGAACCTTCACTGGGACCCAGACGCAGCCCACCAGCAGGGGCCTGGCTCACCCCACAGCACTGGCAGAGATTCTGCCAGAGAGGCAGTCAGCCCCGCACAGAGCGCATCTCTTGCCATGTCAGGGCCAACCAATGCTGAGCCAGCAGATTCTGCGCAGGTTGCAGGTCCTGCCAGTGAGGGGGACAAGAATCCTATGGGTGCATCAGCACCCAGAGATGCTAAATCGCCTtctcccctggctgctgctatGCCCGGCCCTTCCACAAGCAGCCAGAAAAGACCGCCGACATTGAAAGACCGGGTCAAGATCAACTGGGATATCTATGGGTGCTCCTCCTTTCGGCCAGCAATGCAGATCATTCCGAGCggggagagggaaggctgcCAGTTGTCCCGGTGGAACGAGTCCTGGCCGAGCAGCGTGAAGGTTCCGAGGTTGCGAAGGATCTGGGCAGCAGACGACGGTGACACAGCTGACAGCACTGCAGCCAGTGCAtcgggcaggcaggaggtggcagtgaGGACTGCGGGCCAGCGCCTTCCCTACTTTTGCTCCACAACGAGTAAGACCATTCTGCAGGACATTCAGGAAGAGTGGGAAGAGAGCCCCAGGATAGAAGCTGTGGCAGAAGCAGACGACGTCCTGCCCAGCACGTCTCCTGCCCCATCTGGTGAGGCAGATGCCaggccttcagctgctcctatGGCCGCAGTTCCTGGGCCCGAGGAGCTCCCCCCGGCCTGCATGCCCAAAGAGGGAAAAGCTTCAGCCtctcccctggctgctgctatGCCCGGCCCTTCCACAAGCAGCCAGAAAAGACCGCCGACATTGAAAGACCGGGTCAAGATCAACTGGGATATCTATGGGTGCTCCTCCTTTCGGCCAGCAATGCAGATCATTCCGAGCggggagagggaaggctgcCAGTTGTCCCGGTGGAACGAGTCCTGGCCGAGCAGCGTGAAGGTTCCGAGGTTGCGAAGGATCTGGGCAGCAGACGACGGTGACACAGCTGACAGCACTGCAGCCAGTGCAtcgggcaggcaggaggtggcagtgaGGACTGCGGGCCAGCGCCTTCCCTACTTTTGCTCCACAACGAGTAAGACCATTCTGCAGGACATTCAGGAAGAGTGGGAAGAGAGCCCCAGGATAGAAGCTGTGGCAGAAGCAGACGACGTCCTGCCCAGCACGTCTCCTGCCCCATCTGGTGAGGCAGATGCCaggccttcagctgctcctatGGCCGCAGTTCCTGGGCCCGAGGAGCTCCCCCCGGCCTGCATGCCCAAAGAGGGAAAAGCTTCAGCCtctcccctggctgctgctatGCCCGGCCCTTCCACAAGCAGCCAGAAAAGACCGCCGACATTGAAAGACCGGGTCAAGATCAACTGGGATATCTATGGGTGCTCCTCCTTTCGGCCAGCAATGCAGATCATTCCGAGCggggagagggaaggctgcCAGTTGTCCCGGTGGAACGAGTCCTGGCCGAGCAGCGTGAAGGTTCCGAGGTTGCGAAGGATCTGGGCAGCAGACGACGGTGACACAGCTGACAGCACTGCAGCCAGTGCAtcgggcaggcaggaggtggcagtgaGGACTGCGGGCCAGCGCCTTCCCTACTTTTGCTCCACAACGAGTAAGACCATTCTGCAGGACATTCAGGAAGAGTGGGAAGAGAGCCCCAGGATAGAAGCTGTGGCAGAAGCAGACGACGTCCTGCCCGGCACGTCTCCTGCCCCATCTGGTGAGGCAGATGCCaggccttcagctgctcctatGGCCGCAGTTCCTGGGCCCGAGGAGCTCCCCCCTGCCTGCATGCCCAAAGAGGGAAAAGCTTCAGCCTCTCCCCTGGCTGCGCACCCTGTGTTGGAGGCCAGGACAGCACCTCTCACCCCATCAGCATGTGAGGAAGAAGAAGCAGCACCTTCTCCCCTGGCTGGGGGCCTTCTGCAAGAG GTTTCCTCCGAGCATAGAAGCAGTGCACAGTGTTCCTCACACTTCCAATCGGTGCCAGAGGAAGGGCCAG GCACCGCTGCCCTCCCGCACGCTGTGGCTCGCTCGCAATTGCCCCCCCTCTTCAGGAGAGCACTTCGGGCTCTCCGCAGGAGttactgcttcagctgcatcacAGAAGACCTAGAGCAACGTGAGGCTGACAGTACCAGGGAGCTCCCCACAGATGGCAGCTTCGGTCCCGAGGACGGGGCTTCTGAATAA
- the LOC119714959 gene encoding uncharacterized protein isoform X2, producing MPKEQEAKACSQPNKGLPSMKKHHQVQPKPPQAGPLCSQTPSLSIHGVRLPQLHCPQKSQASRKKSTQTDSLKLRQALPGSSATGERRDPLPALPPLPRQAATLRTTHRHSVGASTIPRLPSLSVAGSTSSVPCRDCITSTKAVRLPEVVPRPQGHVRKEQMAATAESRGTALQAPASILAPLQARPQQDNRPTPSHAAARSQRPRVQLRVQRHYAPPSSVATPARTAQVPATKTEKMPATRRRKDGHAREDTRAAAGISKPGGRQQKEATWNLHWDPDAAHQQGPGSPHSTGRDSAREAVSPAQSASLAMSGPTNAEPADSAQVAGPASEGDKNPMGASAPRDAKSPSPLAAAMPGPSTSSQKRPPTLKDRVKINWDIYGCSSFRPAMQIIPSGEREGCQLSRWNESWPSSVKVPRLRRIWAADDGDTADSTAASASGRQEVAVRTAGQRLPYFCSTTSKTILQDIQEEWEESPRIEAVAEADDVLPSTSPAPSGEADARPSAAPMAAVPGPEELPPACMPKEGKASASPLAAAMPGPSTSSQKRPPTLKDRVKINWDIYGCSSFRPAMQIIPSGEREGCQLSRWNESWPSSVKVPRLRRIWAADDGDTADSTAASASGRQEVAVRTAGQRLPYFCSTTSKTILQDIQEEWEESPRIEAVAEADDVLPSTSPAPSGEADARPSAAPMAAVPGPEELPPACMPKEGKASASPLAAAMPGPSTSSQKRPPTLKDRVKINWDIYGCSSFRPAMQIIPSGEREGCQLSRWNESWPSSVKVPRLRRIWAADDGDTADSTAASASGRQEVAVRTAGQRLPYFCSTTSKTILQDIQEEWEESPRIEAVAEADDVLPGTSPAPSGEADARPSAAPMAAVPGPEELPPACMPKEGKASASPLAAHPVLEARTAPLTPSACEEEEAAPSPLAGGLLQEVSSEHRSSAQCSSHFQSVPEEGPGQRSSWESSCGT from the exons ATGCCGAAGGAGCAAGAGGCGAAggcctgctcccagcccaacAAAGGGCTGCCGAGCATGAAGAAGCACCACCAG GTGCAACCCAAACCGCCACAGGCAGGACCGCTGTGCAGCCAGACTCCATCCTTGTCCATCCACGGGGTGAGGCTGCCACAGCTCCACTGCCCACAGAAGTCACAGGCCTCTAGGAAGAAGAGCACACAG ACAGACAGCCTGAAGCTGAGGCAGGCACTGCCCGGCAGCAGTGCCACCGGTGAACGGAGAGATCCTCTACCAGCCTTGCCGCCTCTGCCAAGGCAGGCAGCGACACTGAGAACTACACATCGGCATTCAGTGGGAGCTTCAACTATCCCCCGGCTGCCCAGTCTGTCAGTAGCAGGCTCCACCTCTTCTGTGCCATGCAGAGACTGCATCACAAGCACCAAGGCTGTCAGACTCCCCGAGGTCGTCCCACGTCCTCAAGGACACGTGAGAAAAGAGCAAATGGCAGCAACTGCCGAGAGCCGGGGGACAGCCCTGCAAGCCCCCGCATCCATTCTGGCGCCTCTGCAGGCCAGACCCCAGCAAGACAACAGGCCAACCCCAAGCCAtgctgcagccaggagccaAAGACCCAGGGTGCAGCTGAGGGTACAAAGGCACTACGCCCCTCCCAGCAGTGTGGCAACACCCGCAAGGACAGCCCAGGTGCCGGCCACCAAGACTGAAAAGATGCCAGCAACACGGAGACGAAAAGATGGCCATGCTCGAGAGGAcacaagagctgctgctgggatctCCAAgccaggagggaggcagcagaaggaagCCACCTGGAACCTTCACTGGGACCCAGACGCAGCCCACCAGCAGGGGCCTGGCTCACCCCACAGCACTGGCAGAGATTCTGCCAGAGAGGCAGTCAGCCCCGCACAGAGCGCATCTCTTGCCATGTCAGGGCCAACCAATGCTGAGCCAGCAGATTCTGCGCAGGTTGCAGGTCCTGCCAGTGAGGGGGACAAGAATCCTATGGGTGCATCAGCACCCAGAGATGCTAAATCGCCTtctcccctggctgctgctatGCCCGGCCCTTCCACAAGCAGCCAGAAAAGACCGCCGACATTGAAAGACCGGGTCAAGATCAACTGGGATATCTATGGGTGCTCCTCCTTTCGGCCAGCAATGCAGATCATTCCGAGCggggagagggaaggctgcCAGTTGTCCCGGTGGAACGAGTCCTGGCCGAGCAGCGTGAAGGTTCCGAGGTTGCGAAGGATCTGGGCAGCAGACGACGGTGACACAGCTGACAGCACTGCAGCCAGTGCAtcgggcaggcaggaggtggcagtgaGGACTGCGGGCCAGCGCCTTCCCTACTTTTGCTCCACAACGAGTAAGACCATTCTGCAGGACATTCAGGAAGAGTGGGAAGAGAGCCCCAGGATAGAAGCTGTGGCAGAAGCAGACGACGTCCTGCCCAGCACGTCTCCTGCCCCATCTGGTGAGGCAGATGCCaggccttcagctgctcctatGGCCGCAGTTCCTGGGCCCGAGGAGCTCCCCCCGGCCTGCATGCCCAAAGAGGGAAAAGCTTCAGCCtctcccctggctgctgctatGCCCGGCCCTTCCACAAGCAGCCAGAAAAGACCGCCGACATTGAAAGACCGGGTCAAGATCAACTGGGATATCTATGGGTGCTCCTCCTTTCGGCCAGCAATGCAGATCATTCCGAGCggggagagggaaggctgcCAGTTGTCCCGGTGGAACGAGTCCTGGCCGAGCAGCGTGAAGGTTCCGAGGTTGCGAAGGATCTGGGCAGCAGACGACGGTGACACAGCTGACAGCACTGCAGCCAGTGCAtcgggcaggcaggaggtggcagtgaGGACTGCGGGCCAGCGCCTTCCCTACTTTTGCTCCACAACGAGTAAGACCATTCTGCAGGACATTCAGGAAGAGTGGGAAGAGAGCCCCAGGATAGAAGCTGTGGCAGAAGCAGACGACGTCCTGCCCAGCACGTCTCCTGCCCCATCTGGTGAGGCAGATGCCaggccttcagctgctcctatGGCCGCAGTTCCTGGGCCCGAGGAGCTCCCCCCGGCCTGCATGCCCAAAGAGGGAAAAGCTTCAGCCtctcccctggctgctgctatGCCCGGCCCTTCCACAAGCAGCCAGAAAAGACCGCCGACATTGAAAGACCGGGTCAAGATCAACTGGGATATCTATGGGTGCTCCTCCTTTCGGCCAGCAATGCAGATCATTCCGAGCggggagagggaaggctgcCAGTTGTCCCGGTGGAACGAGTCCTGGCCGAGCAGCGTGAAGGTTCCGAGGTTGCGAAGGATCTGGGCAGCAGACGACGGTGACACAGCTGACAGCACTGCAGCCAGTGCAtcgggcaggcaggaggtggcagtgaGGACTGCGGGCCAGCGCCTTCCCTACTTTTGCTCCACAACGAGTAAGACCATTCTGCAGGACATTCAGGAAGAGTGGGAAGAGAGCCCCAGGATAGAAGCTGTGGCAGAAGCAGACGACGTCCTGCCCGGCACGTCTCCTGCCCCATCTGGTGAGGCAGATGCCaggccttcagctgctcctatGGCCGCAGTTCCTGGGCCCGAGGAGCTCCCCCCTGCCTGCATGCCCAAAGAGGGAAAAGCTTCAGCCTCTCCCCTGGCTGCGCACCCTGTGTTGGAGGCCAGGACAGCACCTCTCACCCCATCAGCATGTGAGGAAGAAGAAGCAGCACCTTCTCCCCTGGCTGGGGGCCTTCTGCAAGAG GTTTCCTCCGAGCATAGAAGCAGTGCACAGTGTTCCTCACACTTCCAATCGGTGCCAGAGGAAGGGCCAG GGCAgcgatcctcttgggagtcatcatgcggcacttga